One Streptomyces sp. RPA4-2 genomic window carries:
- a CDS encoding GH92 family glycosyl hydrolase: protein MRWTQRLRGAGMAVATAMLLGSSLAVPAARAAVPPSSPLTDLVNPFIGTENEGNTYPGAAVPFGMVQFSPDTGHNTGYDYSQNHIRGFSLVHLSGVGCGLGGDLPVLPTTGDVTETDYAKYEAEFSHDSERAAPGSYQVGLKTGIEAELTATARTGVQRYTFPATDKANVLLNAGQSLHRTISTKVEILDSRTVRTAITGSGFCQDTKPYTVYTVTRFDRPFTTSGTWNGDTVTEGSKESVSTGRGGAFVRFDTTKDRTVEATTALSYVDARGAALNLRSEGGRSFDSVRRAAHRAWEARLGTVRAQGGGDTLRRTFYSSLYRSFLAPNIGSDADGRYTGWDQRIHRAQGFTYYQNWSLWDTYRTQSQLLSLLAPREARDMAISVIKIDEDSGWLPKWGYGTVETNIMTGDPVTPFLTNAYQQGLLKGAGGYEERAYRALKKNDDGVPPADSPAVGREANKEYLANGFAPYVKDRPHAKPGDSDYDHGASATLEYALSDAMLGAMARDLGHDADAARYAARSRNYRKIFDASTGFFRARDASGAFTGPADPALSEGFHEGTAWQYQWLVPQDLPGMVDLIGGTRAANDRLDSFFAYDQLVKDPAKTAREVWVNGPYDYYNADKYNPQNEPDLIAPYTYLSTGQPWKTTDVVHAALTLFTDAPTGMTGNDDLGTMSAWNVLSSIGIYPVQPGYDTWGLSTPVFERVDLALDRRYYPRGTLTVSAPGSSDRDRYIRSARVDGSPYGRTYLTTESLRHLRSLSFTVGAEPSAWGTSPDAAPPAVQPAG, encoded by the coding sequence ATGAGATGGACTCAACGGCTGCGCGGCGCGGGGATGGCGGTGGCGACCGCCATGCTCCTCGGCAGCTCCCTGGCGGTTCCGGCGGCCCGGGCGGCCGTCCCGCCGAGCTCCCCGCTCACCGATCTGGTCAATCCGTTCATCGGAACGGAGAACGAGGGCAATACCTACCCCGGCGCCGCCGTGCCCTTCGGCATGGTGCAGTTCTCGCCGGACACCGGCCACAACACCGGCTACGACTACTCCCAGAACCACATCCGGGGCTTCTCCCTCGTCCATCTCTCGGGCGTCGGCTGCGGCCTGGGCGGCGACCTGCCCGTGCTGCCGACCACGGGTGACGTCACCGAGACGGACTACGCCAAGTACGAGGCGGAGTTCAGTCATGACAGCGAGCGGGCCGCCCCCGGCTCCTATCAGGTCGGTCTGAAGACCGGCATCGAGGCCGAACTCACCGCGACCGCCCGGACCGGTGTGCAGCGATACACCTTCCCGGCCACGGACAAGGCCAACGTCCTGCTCAACGCGGGGCAGTCACTGCACAGGACGATCTCCACCAAGGTCGAGATCCTCGACAGCCGCACGGTGCGCACCGCCATCACCGGCAGCGGCTTCTGCCAGGACACCAAGCCCTACACCGTCTACACGGTCACCCGTTTCGACCGTCCGTTCACCACCTCGGGCACCTGGAACGGCGACACCGTCACCGAGGGTTCCAAGGAGTCGGTGAGCACGGGACGGGGCGGCGCCTTCGTCCGCTTCGACACGACCAAGGACCGGACGGTCGAGGCGACCACCGCGCTCTCGTACGTGGACGCGCGCGGCGCCGCCCTCAACCTCCGTTCCGAGGGAGGCCGTTCGTTCGACTCCGTGCGGCGTGCGGCGCACCGCGCGTGGGAAGCCCGGCTGGGCACCGTACGGGCCCAGGGCGGCGGCGACACCCTGCGCCGCACGTTCTACTCGTCGCTCTACCGGTCCTTCCTCGCACCCAACATCGGCAGCGACGCCGACGGCCGTTACACCGGCTGGGACCAGCGGATCCACCGCGCGCAGGGCTTCACCTACTACCAGAACTGGTCCCTGTGGGACACCTATCGCACCCAGTCACAGCTGCTCTCCCTGCTCGCGCCGCGTGAGGCCCGGGACATGGCGATCTCCGTCATCAAGATCGACGAGGACAGCGGCTGGCTGCCCAAGTGGGGCTACGGCACGGTCGAGACGAACATCATGACCGGCGACCCGGTCACCCCGTTCCTGACCAACGCCTACCAACAGGGCCTGCTCAAGGGCGCCGGCGGCTACGAGGAGCGGGCCTACCGCGCCCTGAAGAAGAACGACGACGGGGTGCCGCCGGCCGACTCGCCCGCGGTGGGCCGCGAGGCCAACAAGGAGTACCTCGCGAACGGGTTCGCGCCCTACGTCAAGGACCGCCCGCACGCGAAGCCCGGCGACTCGGACTACGACCACGGAGCCTCCGCCACCCTGGAGTACGCGCTGTCCGACGCCATGCTCGGCGCGATGGCACGGGATCTGGGCCATGACGCGGACGCGGCACGCTATGCCGCACGGTCCCGCAACTACCGGAAGATCTTCGACGCCTCGACCGGTTTCTTCCGGGCGCGGGACGCCTCCGGCGCCTTCACCGGACCGGCGGACCCGGCCCTGAGCGAGGGCTTCCACGAAGGTACGGCCTGGCAGTACCAGTGGCTCGTGCCGCAGGACCTGCCCGGCATGGTCGACCTGATCGGCGGCACGCGGGCGGCCAACGACCGCCTCGACTCGTTCTTCGCGTACGACCAGTTGGTGAAGGACCCGGCGAAGACGGCCCGCGAGGTGTGGGTCAATGGCCCGTACGACTACTACAACGCGGACAAGTACAACCCGCAGAACGAGCCCGACCTCATCGCCCCGTACACGTATCTGTCGACGGGACAGCCCTGGAAGACGACCGACGTGGTGCACGCCGCGCTGACGCTGTTCACGGACGCGCCGACCGGCATGACCGGCAACGACGACCTCGGCACGATGTCCGCGTGGAACGTGCTCTCGTCCATCGGGATCTACCCGGTGCAGCCCGGTTACGACACCTGGGGCCTGTCGACGCCGGTCTTCGAGCGGGTCGACCTGGCGCTCGACCGGCGCTACTACCCGCGCGGCACGCTGACCGTGAGCGCGCCGGGCAGTTCGGACCGCGACCGCTACATCCGGTCGGCGCGGGTGGACGGCTCCCCCTACGGCCGTACGTATCTGACGACCGAGTCGCTCCGGCACCTGCGGTCGCTCTCCTTCACGGTCGGCGCCGAACCGTCCGCGTGGGGGACGTCCCCCGACGCGGCCCCGCCCGCTGTGCAGCCGGCGGGGTGA
- a CDS encoding CehA/McbA family metallohydrolase encodes MCRDGHCESHVNIFEPEAGGDGEANGSLGRRRLLAAGVAGAAAITLAPVSFAEAADSTTAGAPPKTGEETRVITGLLPTGVADFVYLPVEVPRGVQKIAVSYSYDKPAVPSGTPGNSCDIGVFDERGIELGGRGFRGWSGGFRTSFEISNSEATPGYLPGPVGRGTWHIVLGPYQVAPQGLNYRVQVTLTYGEPGPAAVRNFPPRRAKGRGRAWYRGDCHLHTVHSDGKRQPAEVAAGARAAGLDFMVSTDHNTSSSHGVWGQYADSELLIITGEEVTTRNGHWLALGLEPGEWIDWRYRNRDDAFPRFARQVRRSGGIVVPAHMYCAYVASQWKFGFEDTDATEVWTGPWTYDDEHAISTWDQKIGEAVRSGGRWVPAMGNSDAHSEPQVIGMPHNVVLADDLATDSIMDGIRAGRSYIAETSAVQLTFTVSGDARQAGIGETLKVSADAPVDVRLDVKGVPNGTVRFITDEGQMHQESVGASGEGTVTWRTTASLAAYVRAEVRHPMADGTPGQGNTMGAALMFGPMAALTNPVFLKKTGR; translated from the coding sequence ATGTGCCGTGACGGACACTGCGAAAGCCACGTGAACATCTTCGAGCCCGAGGCGGGAGGCGACGGCGAGGCGAACGGCTCGCTGGGCCGTCGTCGGCTGCTGGCCGCTGGTGTCGCGGGCGCCGCGGCCATCACCCTCGCCCCGGTCTCGTTCGCGGAGGCGGCCGACAGCACGACCGCGGGCGCGCCGCCGAAGACCGGTGAGGAGACCCGTGTCATCACCGGGCTGCTGCCCACCGGTGTCGCCGACTTCGTGTACCTCCCGGTCGAGGTTCCGCGTGGCGTGCAGAAGATCGCCGTGTCGTACTCCTACGACAAGCCGGCTGTCCCGTCCGGCACGCCCGGCAACTCCTGCGACATCGGCGTCTTCGACGAACGCGGCATCGAGCTGGGCGGCCGCGGCTTCCGCGGCTGGTCCGGCGGCTTCCGCACCTCGTTCGAGATCAGCAACAGCGAGGCCACCCCGGGCTACCTGCCCGGCCCCGTCGGCCGCGGCACCTGGCACATCGTCCTCGGCCCGTACCAGGTCGCGCCCCAGGGTCTGAACTACCGCGTGCAGGTGACCCTGACCTACGGCGAGCCCGGCCCGGCCGCCGTCAGGAACTTCCCGCCGCGGCGTGCCAAGGGCCGTGGCCGCGCCTGGTACCGGGGCGACTGCCATCTGCACACCGTGCACTCCGACGGTAAGCGCCAGCCCGCCGAGGTGGCCGCCGGCGCGCGCGCCGCGGGGCTCGACTTCATGGTCTCCACCGACCACAACACCTCGTCCTCGCACGGTGTCTGGGGCCAGTACGCCGACTCCGAGCTGCTCATCATCACCGGTGAGGAGGTCACCACCCGCAACGGCCACTGGCTGGCCCTCGGCCTGGAGCCCGGCGAGTGGATCGACTGGCGTTACCGCAACCGCGACGACGCGTTCCCGCGCTTCGCCCGCCAGGTGCGCCGCAGCGGCGGCATCGTGGTGCCCGCGCACATGTACTGCGCGTATGTCGCGAGCCAGTGGAAGTTCGGCTTCGAGGATACGGACGCCACCGAGGTGTGGACCGGCCCGTGGACGTACGACGACGAGCACGCCATCAGCACCTGGGACCAGAAGATCGGTGAGGCGGTCCGCAGTGGTGGACGCTGGGTCCCGGCCATGGGTAACAGCGACGCGCACAGCGAGCCGCAGGTCATCGGTATGCCGCACAACGTCGTCCTCGCCGACGACCTGGCCACCGACTCGATCATGGACGGCATTCGCGCGGGCCGCAGCTACATCGCGGAGACCTCCGCCGTCCAGCTGACCTTCACCGTCTCCGGTGACGCCAGGCAGGCCGGCATCGGCGAGACCCTCAAGGTGTCCGCCGACGCGCCCGTGGACGTCCGTCTCGACGTGAAGGGCGTGCCCAACGGCACGGTCCGTTTCATCACCGACGAGGGTCAGATGCACCAGGAGTCGGTGGGTGCCTCCGGCGAGGGCACCGTCACCTGGCGGACGACCGCGTCGCTCGCCGCGTACGTCCGCGCCGAGGTCCGCCACCCCATGGCGGACGGCACGCCCGGTCAGGGCAACACCATGGGCGCCGCGCTCATGTTCGGCCCGATGGCCGCCCTCACCAACCCCGTCTTCCTGAAGAAGACCGGCCGCTGA
- a CDS encoding DUF3103 family protein: MRPRQSRRRGTVATLVGSLLVLSAGQTAGALQATAAAPAPSTAASVDATQDQAARSIARSLADSAWRARVQHAALTSDEVPVTALAGRAGGGLKATLAAADRRIATAKGLDTKVGPLLRLRLGSDSMRGALTSGTAPWVAPATSDDAATTVVAYDSHGRAHTLDARHTPSHPVYVVDIDGSKALAAGLDVLDEQFRRYGLNSPTPTAASQADGTKRARAAGAGFWTSRITAVELSDDEEPWVKGDAEIYTLVTGFGQDGQVRVDPVDMPYLDNDGTVYRPNQILVNWSNYKYDLADAVMMEEDGSTNYRDLAKAIATALLTITDQGTYVPLVNAVLDAIPDDWWTDDPDYVDSWYTLAQSDNGTRYGARGNGWMTVEPYFVQEF; the protein is encoded by the coding sequence GTGAGACCCCGTCAATCCCGTCGGCGCGGCACCGTCGCCACCCTCGTGGGATCCCTGCTCGTCCTGTCCGCCGGCCAGACCGCCGGCGCCTTGCAGGCGACCGCGGCCGCCCCCGCTCCCTCCACCGCGGCCTCGGTCGACGCGACACAGGACCAGGCCGCCCGCTCGATCGCCCGCTCCCTCGCCGACTCCGCCTGGCGCGCCCGCGTGCAGCACGCCGCCCTCACCTCCGACGAGGTGCCCGTCACGGCCCTCGCCGGGCGGGCGGGCGGTGGCCTGAAGGCCACGCTGGCCGCGGCCGACCGCCGGATCGCCACCGCCAAGGGCCTGGACACGAAGGTCGGTCCGCTGCTCCGGCTGCGCCTCGGGTCCGACAGCATGCGCGGTGCCCTGACCTCCGGCACGGCGCCGTGGGTCGCCCCGGCCACCTCCGACGACGCCGCCACCACCGTCGTCGCCTACGACAGCCACGGCCGGGCGCACACCCTCGACGCCCGCCACACCCCTTCCCACCCCGTGTACGTCGTCGACATCGACGGCTCCAAGGCACTGGCCGCCGGCCTGGACGTCCTCGACGAGCAGTTCCGTCGGTACGGCCTCAACTCCCCCACCCCGACCGCGGCATCGCAGGCGGACGGGACCAAGCGGGCGCGGGCGGCCGGCGCGGGCTTCTGGACCAGCCGTATCACCGCGGTGGAGCTCTCGGACGACGAGGAGCCCTGGGTGAAGGGCGACGCCGAGATCTACACGCTCGTCACCGGCTTCGGACAGGACGGGCAGGTGCGGGTCGACCCCGTCGACATGCCGTACCTCGACAACGACGGCACCGTCTACCGGCCCAACCAGATCCTCGTCAACTGGTCCAACTACAAGTACGACCTGGCCGACGCCGTGATGATGGAGGAGGACGGCAGCACCAACTACCGCGACCTCGCCAAGGCCATCGCCACGGCCCTGCTGACCATCACGGACCAGGGCACCTACGTTCCCCTGGTGAACGCGGTGCTGGACGCCATCCCGGACGACTGGTGGACCGACGACCCCGACTACGTCGACTCCTGGTACACCCTCGCCCAGAGTGACAACGGCACCCGCTACGGCGCGCGAGGCAACGGCTGGATGACCGTGGAGCCGTACTTCGTGCAGGAGTTCTGA